In the genome of Bacillus thuringiensis, the window TCAACTTTAGAAGCCATTTGCAAGGCATTAGAATGCCAACCGGGGGATATTTTAGAATATCAACCTGAAGATACCGAATAAAAAGAGTCCTTCATATGAGTAATGGGTTCAGTTTAGGAAGAGAAAAATGCTAATAAACATTAGAAATAACAAACTAAAACGCTCAGAAAATATTCTGAGCGTTTTTTATTTCCTTCTTCAACTAAAGCACCAGTTAGTGTAAAAAGCTATTTCACCATTTGTATGGCTAACTTATCTTTTAACATTGACCTATATGAGTCAATTTCATATTTTGTATTATTGATTGTTTCTTTTTTCATTTTTAACATATCGAATATTTCTAATTCTAAATTCCTTCTAGCTTCAAGAACTTTTATCGCTCCTTCTACACCTGAATGGTGATGTTCTTTCCCATAGCCTTGGTTAGTGTAATAGTCGATAATTCCTGTGGACCATTCTGGAGTTCTTTCTTTTAACGCCTTCCTAAATGAAAATTCAAGATTATCTTGTTCTACATACAATAACATTGGGTTTAAATTCTCTATGATTTTTGCAACTTTCATTACATAATTTATTATTTTTTCTTTTTGTTCACCATATTTAATCATCCCAATAGTTAATGGATTTTGTATGAAACAACATTCAAAGATATAAACCTTATTGTCTTCTAGAGCGATTTCAGCAAAGTCATTCCATTTGTCAGCAATTAATTCAACATTTTTATCGAATGGTAATTCGTATATATCATTTTTTAAAATAACGTTAAATAATTCGTCCGAAAACTGGTCACCAAACTCATTTTTCATCTTTCTGTATGGTAATAAATAATTGCTTCCTTTTTTTAGAACTTTCTTAAGGAGCACTTCTTTAAAATCTCCACTGTTAGATAATAATCTATTGAACTCAAATTTATTAAAACAAGATACACCATCATAGTCGGCTGGGTGGTTCAAATTTCCCTCTAAAAATAGTTCAACTTCAATTTTATTTTGGCTTAGAATTTCATTTATTAGCTTTGCAGTGGTTGATTTTCCAAATCCAGGTAACCCTTCTACTATTATTAGTTTTGTATTCATAGTTATAAACCCCTATCTTCAAAGTATTTAACCAAGATTAAAAAAATCACTTAATCCACTACAATCACCCCTTCAAAATATGATATTTACCATTTCCTTTAAAAAAACCTTCTTAAAGTAATCTGAACGCTAGTTTAAGAACATTTTTTCACAATCTCTATAATTATTTTAACATAAATTTTCCATTTATCTTATTATTTAGAACACTATTTAACTATATAAAAGCGCTTAAACACTGAAATAACAATAAAAAAGGGATGCTAAATCATATGTGATTTACATCCCTAATTTGTGTGTTATTTTATATTTTCTCTCCCGTAACTGAACCCGTTATCATACGAAAAGGACTCTTTTTATTTCACATTACGGTGCAAAACTAATTTGACCAGTAAACAATAGGATAATTGCTATAATCCAAAATATAAAAAATGATGAGGACAGTATTAATGAAAGAATAGCAACCCCCTTCTTTTCTGTTTTTTTCGTCATTGTGATTATTGAAAGCATGATACCTACACCTGTCAGGGCAATTGTAATATAATCTCCAACTATATTACCTGCATTCGCTATCCTTGTTGGCGTTATAAAAACGAATAGAAAACACAAAATGCCGATGAGTAAAGATATATAGCTTATTATACTGTACTTCTTTTTAGGAACTATTTCTGTTTTCATACTAATCCCCCCCCTTCTATATAGCTATGAGTTTATATTAGTATGAATAACCATAATTTGGTTATAATAAAAAGCAGATAAAATGGACACTATCACTTTATCTGTCAGTTTATTTCTATCTAACAACTAACCTGACTATTTCTTTACTAAAGATAGACAATCATTCTTTAATCCACGGCAATTGGTATATAATAGCTCTAAAAAATAAAGACTGTACCTTTAAAATGAAAGATACAGTCTTTATTAATAACTTTTTTTATAAAGAAAACTCTCTATCACTCACTACCTTAAAAAACTCCGAGTAATGTGATAAAGAATAATCCGCTACATCACAATTACCTTGAAACATACATGTTGAAATACCTAATTCTTTTGCAGGTAATAAATCTAATTCTCTATCTCCAATAGCTAAATCAATATTGTATTTTTTATGCAGATGATCGTAAGCTAAAGAGTTCGGCTTTCGGGGAAAGCCATCGTCAATTGTAACCATATCTACAAAGTATTTTTCCCAGCCATAATATTTTAAAACATCCATAACTCCAGCCCTATGTTTATGGGTCATAATCACATTTTTATCTGCAAATTTCAAAACCTCTTCGACACCTGCAAAAGGTTTCATATCTTTTGGCGTGAATTTTCCCTTCAAAACTTTAATCTTTTCTTCCTGCTCGCATGAAATATTATAATACTGAATTGCATGAGAGTATGATATTTTTAAGTTTTTGTATATTTCTTGTTTTTCTACTGAATCACCTAATATTTCAGAAAGCATCATTGTATATGCAGGATACGTATCAAATAACGTCCCATCAAAATCCCATAAAATATTCATTCTATTCACCTTCTATTTTCAAATCATTCAATGACTAAATCCGCCCTATCCCTCGGCAATTCCGTTTCTAAGTAATAATCCTCTGCTTTCCAATACCTATTTTCAAACTTTGAAAGATTTTCCTGCGTTTTTTCACTCTCACGTAGAAACCTTGTTTCTCTTGGACAGTCCAAATAGACCATATAATGGAAGAAATCTCTCCATTCTTTTCTCTGCAGAAAAACTCCTTCAATAACAATTACGCCTACAATAGGAATCTGTACTTTTTTCATTTCACATGAGTCTGTTTCCTCTTGATAAAAAGGCAAAGTCAATTTTGTCTCATGTTGTAACTTCTGAAAAAACTTCTGCCTTAAGTATGTAATATCCCACTGTAAACAATAATACTCATACCATTCTTCATGGTTTGTATAATAGCGTCGATTACGCTCCACTATATGATCATCAATATGGAAAATATGAAACGGAATGCCTTCTTGTTTCATATTTTCTTTTAAATTTGCTACGAATGTTGTTTTTCCTGAACGACTTAAACCATCTATACCTAAAATGAATCTATTTTCCCTATGATTCTTCATAATCGTTATAAGTTCGTTTGTACTCATTACTTCTTCCACTCTTCTTTTAATAAAGAATATAAAATGGTATCATGAGCAACTCCATTTTGAATCATATGTTTTCGAAGTAATCCTTCTTCTTGAAATCCTGCTTTTATTAACAACTTTTGAGAAGCTTTATTTTCTACATATACAACCGCTGCGATTCTTATCAGTTGCAGCATTTCAAATCCGTAAGCTAAAATCGCTTGTAATGCTTCCGATGCATATCCTTGTCCCCAATATGTATCATCTAATTCATAACCAATTTCAGCTCGTTTATGATTATTATTAATTAAATGAAATCCGCACGTTCCGATTAATTGGCCCGTCCCTTTTTTCTCGATTCCCCAGCGAAATACACTGCCCTCTTCATAACGATTTTTAAACGTTTGAATCGTTGTTTTCGCTTGCTCAATATTTTCAAAAGAATCCATTCCGAAATAACGTATAACTGATTCTTTCGAAAAATATTGGAACATCGTTTCTGCATCTAATAGTGTAAGTTCTCTTAAGAGTAAACGTTTTGTTTCTAGTTTTGGAAATCCCATCTCTCTTTCTCCCTCTATTCTAATGAACTGCAAATTTCAATATAATTTCCATCTGGATCAGCAATGTAGGCAATTGTTTGTCCCCACGGTTTTACAATAGGTTCAACTAAAATCTTGATTCCTTGTTCTCTAAATTGCTCAATCGTTTCTTGTACATTCTCAACAACGAATCCTAATTCGAAATGAGAAGACTTTAATTCACCTTCTGTAAGCGGTAGTCCTGTTAATTCTTTCACATCTTGCCGCGTATTCATCGCTAAAATAGTAGTTCCAGTATTAAATTCAATATATGTACCGTGCTCTGCTTTTATAGGTAACTGTAAAATATCTTTATAGAATTTTAAACATTCCTCAAACTTTTCTACATATAAAATGATGTACTTCATTTTCAAATCCATTTTACATCCCCCTTTATATCTATCCCTAA includes:
- a CDS encoding HAD-IA family hydrolase, coding for MNILWDFDGTLFDTYPAYTMMLSEILGDSVEKQEIYKNLKISYSHAIQYYNISCEQEEKIKVLKGKFTPKDMKPFAGVEEVLKFADKNVIMTHKHRAGVMDVLKYYGWEKYFVDMVTIDDGFPRKPNSLAYDHLHKKYNIDLAIGDRELDLLPAKELGISTCMFQGNCDVADYSLSHYSEFFKVVSDREFSL
- a CDS encoding kinase — translated: MSTNELITIMKNHRENRFILGIDGLSRSGKTTFVANLKENMKQEGIPFHIFHIDDHIVERNRRYYTNHEEWYEYYCLQWDITYLRQKFFQKLQHETKLTLPFYQEETDSCEMKKVQIPIVGVIVIEGVFLQRKEWRDFFHYMVYLDCPRETRFLRESEKTQENLSKFENRYWKAEDYYLETELPRDRADLVIE
- a CDS encoding GNAT family N-acetyltransferase → MGFPKLETKRLLLRELTLLDAETMFQYFSKESVIRYFGMDSFENIEQAKTTIQTFKNRYEEGSVFRWGIEKKGTGQLIGTCGFHLINNNHKRAEIGYELDDTYWGQGYASEALQAILAYGFEMLQLIRIAAVVYVENKASQKLLIKAGFQEEGLLRKHMIQNGVAHDTILYSLLKEEWKK
- a CDS encoding VOC family protein is translated as MDLKMKYIILYVEKFEECLKFYKDILQLPIKAEHGTYIEFNTGTTILAMNTRQDVKELTGLPLTEGELKSSHFELGFVVENVQETIEQFREQGIKILVEPIVKPWGQTIAYIADPDGNYIEICSSLE